A segment of the Candidatus Synechococcus calcipolaris G9 genome:
TTCCCTGGCCCAGTTGGGTTTGGATCCGTACCGTTCCCCGTAATCGCTCCACTTGCAGGCGCACTACATCTAGACCCACGCCCCGCCCTGATAGATCACTCACTTCCTTGGCGGTGGAGAACCCAGGCATAAATAAAAATTCAAGGATCTGTTCCTGGGTGAGGAGGGGAATGGATTCCGCCGTACACAGACCCACTTTCAGAGCTTTTTGCGTGACTTTCTCTAAGTTAATGCCGCCGCCATCATCCTGAATGGAGATTAAGACTTGGTTGCCAGAGACGCTAGCCGATAGGGTAATGGTGGCGATCGCCGGTTTTCCTGTCTTTTGGCGCACCTCTGGAGATTCAATCCCATGGTCGAAGGCATTGCGAACCAAATGGGTTAATGGTGCCTTGAGTTGTTCCAGAACCACCTGATCCACCAGGGTTTGGCTGCCCTGGATCACCACATCCGTTGGTTTGTGGTGGCGTTGACTCAGGGTTTGCAGAGCCGGGATAAATTTTTCCGCCAGGCCCCGAAAGGGCACTAGGCGAGACCCGGTCAAATCCCCCCGTAAATTGTTCAGGTGTTGGCGGCTTTCATCTAGGGCATCTTGCAAATCTCGGTTGAGGAGATCAATATCTGAGCCAGTTTCTTGGATGCGAGCTAGAATTTCTTGAAAGTCTTGCAGGGTGGTATGTAGATCGGTATAACGGTCAAATTGCAGGGCATCAAAATCCTCCCCTTGGCCTTTGGTTTCTGGTGCCTCCACCCCCAAGGTATTCACCACTCGGCCATTTCCCTGACTTCGGCCCAAGGGCATTTGGCTTAGGGGAATGGCCAGGCGATCGTAGATCGTTTGGATCTGCTCCCGAATTGGACGAAACTGATCAATGCGTAATTTCAGTTCTTTGCTCACCCGTTGAAATTGAGATTGATAAAGATTGAGCCGCTCCTGGCCAATTAAGAGTTCACTCACCGTATTGCCCATCCGATCCAATTTTGTAACCGGAATCCGCAGATGAAACGCTGGCTGTTCTGGAGTGGTCTGACTGGTATCGGCAATAGTTGGGGATGGGGCGATCTCTGGGGCTGTCGGGGATTGGGCCGCCTTGGTTTCTACGGAAGCGAGGGCCTGCTTCAGGTAGTGATCCCGTGCCTCTCGAAATTCTGCGACTACCGCTGGAGCCAGTTCCACCCCAGGCATTTGTTCAATCAGAGGGACAATTTGGTCAGACAACTCCACTAACCAGGACACCTTAAGGGCTTGCCCCAGCAGTTTAGCCTCTTGAACCAAACTACGCAGGGTTGATTCGATCGCCTCCGGATTTGATTTGGCAACGGTTTCCACGCGCTTGAGGCAATCTTCTAAATCGGTTTGCAGGGCCGTTTGCACTAAGGGGGAAAGGGTAACACCCCCACCATCCCCCCCAGACGGGGTAATGGCGGCAGGGGCCAAATTAGCCAAAAAGTGATCCAGTTGGGTGAGTAAATGCTCCCGTTGCTGGCGATGACCCGCGGGTTGATTGAGATGGGCCGCATTAATTAAGCCATGGATATTTTCAACCCCTAGGGCAATCAAGTCATGGGCCGCCAAGACATCCCCCACCTGGCCATCCTTAAGGGCTTCCAGTAAATCCTCAAGGCGATGGGCCACCTGTTGCAGTTCGTTTAATTGGGCAATGCCGGCCCCCCCCTTCAGGGAATGGGCTGCCCGCATTAAATCCTGATATTCATGGACTGAAAATCGTTGATCCCGATTGGACTGAAGTCGCTGGATCGCCTCATCCAGCATCAGTACATATTCCGGTGCATCCTCATTGAGAAAGCAACTGCGGGCTTCTTTCGTAATGGCATCAAAATCGGCAGCATTGAGGGGCATAGGACATCTCTAGGATTCAACCCGGAACCGGGAAACGGAATTTTGCAGTTCTTCAGCAACCGTCACCAAACTTTGCATGGTACTTGCCACGGTGGCGGATTCCGAGGAGGTGGTACGGGCACCTCGGGCAACATCTTGCATGGTTTCGTTGACCACTTGGGATGCTTCCGTCTGGGAAACGGTACCGGCGGAAATGACCTGGAGTAGGGCATCAATTTGTTGGCTAATTCGTCCCAAGCCTTGCAGAGTATCCTTAGTTTGTCCCACCAGTTGGGTTCCTTTGACCACCTGGGAGGTACTGCCTTCCATCTGAAGTAATACCTCGGCGGTTTCCTGCTGAATGCCAGTGACTAGCTGCTCAATTTCTCGGGCAGAGTCCGTGACCCGTTCCGCCAATCGCCGCACCTCATCTGCCACCACCCGGAAGCCTTGACCATGCTCCCCTGCCCGTGCCGCTTCAATGGAGGCATTAAAGGCAAGGAGGTTGGTTTTTTCGGAAATGCCGGAGATGATATTGACGATTTTGGACACTTCCTGGGAGGATTCCGCCAGACGTTTCATTTTCTTAGAGGTATCCGCCACACTGGTGCGAATGTTCTCAATACTGTCCACAGTGGAATCCATGAGATGATCCCCGGTTTGGGCCGCCTCTAGACCTTGGCGGGCAATGAGTGCCGCTTCCTGGGCAGACTTGGCGACCTGCTGAATCGAAGCTACCATGTCCTCTACGGAATTAAGGGTGGCGGCAATTTCCTCGGCTTGGGTGGTGGCACCGCTGGCCAGGCTTTCCACGGAGGTTTGACTACTGCGGGCCGCAGATTGAACTTGGTTGGCGGCGGACTGCACTTGGAGAACAATATCCCGGAGGCTTCGCACGGTGGCATTAAAGGCATCGGCAATGGAACCCATTTCCCCTTCAGTTACTTGGGCGCGAACCGTTAAGTCCCCCCGCTGTGCCCCCTCAATATCTAGGAGCAGGGTAATTACCGCCTCCTGCATTTTCATCCGTTCGTTTTTCTGGGCAACCAGATCCGCCTGCCGCTGTTCTTCTAGCTCCGTCATCCGCTGGTTTAGGGTTTGAATGTGCCCCAAAAGGTATTGCACGCCTTGGGCGATCGCCCCGACTTGGGGATCCTTGGGGGTGGGAGCCTCTAGTTCACGTTTCCCCTGCTGGATGGCTGCCATGTAGGTTTGTAGGGATTGGAGGTCTTGGCGAAGTTGTTTCTGACCTTTACCAAAAAACACAGGAATGGAGGGTGTAGGCGCAACCAGATTGGGAGTTGCTGGCTCCGCTGCTACCGGGATCACGGGGTCTGGAATCACTGGGGCGGCATTGGGGATTGGTGCAGGCAGACCATCTAACAGGGCCAGGGCTTGACGGGCACTCTGGCCAAAGAGTCCGGTTTGATCCTGCTGGGCGATCGCCTGGTAAAGACTCACCGCTTCTTCGATATTGCTGGCCTTCTCTAGGGCCGCGGCCAAACTCAGTTGGGCTAACAGATCCCCAGGTTCACGGGCAAGAACCTCCCGCAGGGCAGAAATATCCTGGGATAAAATGGCGTTGAAATAGCGATCGCTAATCATAGAGGAGGAGGCGTAGCCGTTCGTCACTGTGGTTGTCATAGGATTGCCAAGGAATTGGGCGGGGTATAGCGTTGTAAAAGCGAGAAAACCGTTTCAACCTTCAGAATCAGCAAAGGGGTACGCTCCGCTTGGGCCATACCCACAAAAAACTGGCGAATCTTCTTTTTTAGTTGCTTGGGAATGGGTTGAATCTGATCGGGTTCGATGGGAATGATTCCCCGTAGGGATGAAACCAAACAGCCCAACTGCACTGGTTGCTCCTGGCTACGATGGCTCATGACCAGGGCTGTTAGTCGTTGCTGGGGCGATCGCCCGGCCGGCATCGGCAAGCCCAACAGATCCCCCAGTTCTAGCATCCAGATCAACTTTCCCCGTTGATTCGTGATCCCCAGTAAGGAGGGTGCTACTCCGGGGATCAAGCAAATATCCCGACGACTGAGGCTAAAGACTTCCGCAGTTTGCTCCAAGGGAATGGCAATTTGCACCCCCTGGGGTAGTTCCACTTGAAAGTACTCTTGGCTAATCAGGGTCGGCATGGACGTAATTGTGAATGGACGTAATGACTAATGAAGGTTCTGATAAAGATTTAGATTAGATCAAGGTAATGTATCCAGAAAAATAACCTTACTGAAGATGCTCGGTAACAGTTTGCATCAGTTCATCGGGATTATAGGGCTTGGTAATATAGGCATTTCCCCCTTGGCGCAGGGCCCAGAAGCGATCAAAATCTTGATCTTTTGATGAACAAAAAATGATCGGCACATCCTTGAAATCAGGCTTGGCCCGCACTTCCCGACACAGTTCTAACCCATTCGCCCCTGGCATGACAATATCTAGGACAATCAAATCCGGTGGTTGATGCTGAGTTAACCAATCTAAGGCAGATTCCGCCGTCTCAGCTAAACAGACCTTGTGGCCCATCTTTTCTAGAATTGATACGATCAGAGTCTGTTCAGCACGGGAATCCTCAACAACAAGAACCGTCTTCATCCTAATTTCTCTCCACTACTGCTTGGTGAGCAAATCGCTCTGCTAAGCATAATAGCTCTTGGGGAGTAAAGGGTTTGGTTAAATAATCTGTGGCTCCCACCATCCGGGCCCGAATCCGATCCACCAGGCCATCCCGACCCGTGAGCATGACAACGGGCACATCTTTGAGCAGGTCTGATTGGCGCAGGATTCGGCATAGTTCATAGCCATCCATTTCCGGCATCGTAATGTCCATGAGCACCAAACTGGGTTTTTGCCGAGCCAAGGCGGTGAGGGCCCGGGCGGGACTCATCAATTCCAGGACTTTATAGCCAGAGGTTTCTAAAATAAGGCGGACATTTCGTTGAATGGTGCGACTGTCATCAATACAGGCGACGACGGGACGGGCATCGGCTTGGGGTCGGGCGTAGGGACTCAGGGTGATTGCTCCGCCACGAATGGCCGGCTTCAGGAGTTCAGCGGTGGCGATCGTATCCAAACTCAGTTGCCGGGCCAAATCATAAAGGAGGGGCTGGGGAGCTAAAAGTTCTGGCAAACGCTGGATCAGATGGAGATGATCCGGATGGCTGGCAAACTCTTGGTTGAGGCGTTCCTCGTCCACTAGGGAGAGTCGCTGAAAGGGCGAACTCATGTAGGTGCGGATCTGCACCCATTGGGCAATTGATCCCCGCAATTGGGAGAGGGTGGCCTTGATCGGCACAGATAGCACCAACTGCTCCAGCCCCAGGGCCCGCTCCACCTTCAATTCTGCCTGGGGGAGAGACACCATTTGAATCAAAGCTTCTTGGGTAAAGAGAAACAGGAGCTTGCGGAGCTGGGGTAAGTTCAATTTGCCCTGCTTCCATAACTGCCCCAGGTATTGATAGTCCGATTGATTAGGAGCCAAGTCCCCTATCAAGTTGGGACAATAGCGTTGACATAGATAGTTCAGCCGCTCCTGCTGACCAACGCCACTGCCACAATAATGGATTTGCCCATTGCCGACGTACAACTGCCAATTCACGGATTTGTCGTTAGGATCCGTAAAAATAATCCGTCCTGAAAGGCGTTCCGCAATAATCTTTTGCAAGACCCGTGCCGGAAATGCCATCATTTTGGACGTTTTTTGCTCAGAGGTTCCATTCTCAGAAGCAGCAGCAGTAGCGACGGTGTTTGTCATGGTTTACCAACTTGAACTGTAAAAAGGGACAAGGCTTGTGTTGGTTCGATTTAATAAATTCGATATAGAAAAATTTATATTGTACGCCAGTCTTAGGTAGACCCCAGGATGGATGATAACTTAGCATTAAATCCCCTTCTGAATCCTAACGAGACTCCCTCAGATTAATATGTATCGAAGGCTACAGTTGATCAAGAAAAACCGATTTTAATCTCCTTAAGACTTTATAAAGACTCGGGAATATAGAGCCTAATGGATATGCAATCGCCTCGAAAGCAACGCAGCCAACAGTAGCTAAGGAAACCTTATATTTATAGGCTCTTTTGAATCAGCCACTACCCCCAATTGGACAGAACGCCCACTAAAGATTCTGGGGAAGGCGGATGCCATTTATGATCAAATTAAATATTGAAATAGTATAGGGGCTGAATTAACCATGATCAAGCTTTATGGTGGAGAACTGTCACGGGCCGCCATTGTTCGCTGGTATTTAGAGGAATTGGGTCTGGAGTATGAGCTAATTCGGCTGGATATGAAAAACAAAGAGCATTTGCAGCCGGCCTTCCTTGCCCTAAATCCCATGGGAAAGGTGCCGGTGATTGAGGATGGGGAGTATGTATTAGCCGAATCGGGGGCTATTTTACTTTATTTAGCTCACAAGAAAACTCAGTTCCCGACGGATCTACAGACCCAGGGCAAGGTTTATGAGTGGGTTCTTTGGGCAAATTCTACCCTGCCCATGGCGGTGCTTTCTCCTGAGGCCCGGGAGCAACAACTCCCCCGTTTATTGACGGCCTTGGATCACCAATTACAGGGACGCTCCTTTCTGGTGGGTAATGATTTTACAGTGGCGGATGTGGCGGTGGGATCGGTCTTGAGGTATCTGGAGCAGTTGTTTAAGATTGACTTGTCCCCCTACGGGGCGATCGCCACCTACCTGCAAGCATTAAGTGACCGGCCGGCCTTCCGCAAAGGCTTGATAGGAGAAAAATAGATGAATATTGTATTTCGTGAATTTAATCCCTTTAATGTGTGGATCTGGGTTGAATTTGCCCAACATCCGACGGCGGTTGAGCAGCAATACCTGGAGGAAGTCTTTAATTCCTGGTTTTTTCTGGGGAAATTGGGGGGGTTTAATGCTGAAAACCTTCAGGTACAAGAAACGGGGCTGGAATTGAGTTTTTTGGATTATGACGGCGATCAAACGGACAATGGACTAATGGCGGTTATGCACAACATGGGGGAATTTGAATATGACAATCAGTGGGGCCGCTGTTGGTTTGATCTGGGCACGAGTGATGCCGTTGCTTTGGATGTGTTGATTAATGCCTTAACCCTATTCAGTCGCGACTATGTTCCCTTGAATGCCCTGATGATTGGCGGCGAAAATGCTGACTGGCCCCTGGCAGAGAGTCCCCAGCAGGAAGAAATTGCCCGTTTAGCGTGGAGTTGACGGCACGGCAGGTTGCCCTTTCCGTTCTCGTTGCTGTACATCGCGGGGCCTATGTTGATATTGCTCTAGAGAAGGGATTAGGTTCGGTATCTCTAGAGCATCGCGATCGCGGCCTTGTGACCGAATTGGTCTATGGAACCGTGCGGCAACAGCGGTATTTGGATGCCCTCATTACTCCCTATTGTCGGCGGCCCCTAGAGCAGCAGCCGTTTCCCCTGGGACAAATTCTGCGCTTGGGATTTTATCAACTGCGGTTTCTCAGTCAGATTCCCGATCATGCGGTGGTTCACACTACTGTTGAATTGGCAAAAACCGCTGGTATGCCAAAGTTGGCGGCGGTGGTCAATGGCATTCTCCGAGCCTATCTACGGGATCAGCGGGAGCCAAGCCTGCCCCCGGATTTAACGGCTCAGTTGGGGGTGGCCCATAGTTTTCCCGATTGGTTGATTGATCTCTGGCTACCCCTATTGGGGCGATCGCAAACCGAAGCCCTCTGCCAATGGTTTAATCAACCCGCGCCCATTGATCTGCGGGTTAATCCCCTACGCAGCGATCGCCCGTCCATACTCTTGGCCCTTCAGCAGATGGGGATTGGGGCCCAGGCCCTTGAGGGATTGCCCTATGGTATTCATTTACCCCATGCCGGGATAGCGATTCCTGACCTACCTGGTTACGCTGAGGGACACTGGTCGGTACAGGATCGGGCGGCCCAATGGGTCACCTATCTCCTTGACCCCCAGCCGGGAGAAACCATTATTGATGCCTGCGCTGCCCCCGGCGGCAAAACTACCCACATTGCCGAATATATGGGGGATCAGGGCCAGGTCATTGCCTGCGATCGCACCGCCTCCCGATTAAAAAAAATAGGACAAAATCAAACCCGTTTAGGCCTAAAATCCATCCAAATTTCTCCGGGGGATAGCTGCCAGCGGCCGGAATTTTTCCAGCGGGGCGATCGGGTTCTGTTGGATGCCCCCTGTTCTGGTATTGGTACCGTCCATCGCCATGCCGATGCCCGTTGGCGACAGACCCCCGCTAAAATCGCAGAATTGATCCAACTCCAAGCCCAACTGTTGGACCATACCAGTACGTGGGTAAAACCAGGAGGGGTCTTAGTTTATGCCACCTGTAGCCTCCATCCCCAGGAAAATGAACAGCAGATTATTCAGTTTTTAGGCCGTCATCCCCAATGGCAGGTGATTCCGCCAAAGGCGACATCCCCCCTAGCCCCCCTAGCCCAGGAGTCGGGGTGGATCACCCTCTGGCCCCAGCGACACAATATGGATGGTTTTTTTATTGCGGCTTTGGGATACGGGTGAGAAACAGTGTTCCCAGACCCAAGAGCATCGCACACCCCAGCACCCCCGCAATGGGATTTTCATTTATGCCGGTCATCCACTCTGGTGCTGAGCCATTGTATTCAATTAAACCGCCAATATTAACGCCAAAATAGGCCCACACCAGACCCCCATGGAGTCCCATGGCCATCCCCAACCGTCCCCGACAGGCCCAAGTCGCTAACACGAGGTTCCAACCCAAGAGGACGAGGCCAAAAAACTGGGGCCAGGTTTCACGGATCACCTCGGGCGGATGTAGATAGTGGAGCAGGGCAAAAATAATGCCATTGACGACCAAGGCAAACCAGGGAATGTAGTCGAGTTCCAGTTCCTTGAGTAGCCAGCCCCGAAAGAGTAACTCTTCGGCAAAGCCAACACCGACCCCTGTGATTAAACCCGATAGGAGCACATTAGAAAATTGGGGCGGAATCCCCTGCCAATCAATCCAGCCAAGGCTAAATTGAATCAGAAAGAGTAATGCTAGGGCGGCAACCCCCAGGGCCCAGCCTAAAATGGCCTCCAAGAGCATGGGGCCGTTCAGAACAAAGCCATAAAACTGAAGGGGCTGATCCTGGCGATGCACCCGCTTTCCCCACACCCGCAGCAAAATAATAAAAATGCTGTACAGTAGGGCCCCATTAATAAAATTGACAATCTCGTACTCTCCCCAAATTAAGTGGATGGGGATAGCTAGGGGTAACCATAGGGCCAACAGCGTCAGCATAAATGCAACTAAGCGGGCCCAAACGGGGCGGCGAATCATCTGCCGCCATAAACTATTCAGCCGGTTCAATGGTACTTGTTAACCCCGCCGACTTCAGACTTTCACTATAAAACTCAGCATGTTCTAGGGCGCAGGTAATGACGAGGGCCTTGCCGTTGGTGTGGGCCTCCATCATAATATCCACCGCCTGGGGCTGGGTTAAACTGGGCACGGTTTTTAATAAAACGTCCACCACGTATTCCATCGGGTTCACATCATCATTGTGCAGGAGAACTCGATAGCGCGGGGCGAGTTTTCGCACTGTCGAGGGTTTTTGAATAGTTTGCACAGACATGAAGCCAAGCCTCCGTCAATTCCCTAGTCGTGGTTTAATTGTACCCCTATGGTATCAGGTCAATTCAATCTGCGATCGCCCTAGGAGTGGCACCTAACCCTGCGATACTCGGACAGGTATTGCTTAAATAGAGAAAAATTAAAGCTGCGGGGATCCGAACGCTCTCCACCCCGATCAACCAATTTGTGAGTTGTCAGGCGATCGTCCCCTAAACCCGTCGTTGCCACCAACCAGGCGAGGGATCGGTATTGGGCATCCGTATAGCCGCCATGACTGAAACCATTATGATTGCCCCCGGGGGGTGTCTCTAAACTAAAGTGCAGGGCAAAATTATTTACCGAGGCCGAGAATCGTGGATTTGTTTTGACACTTTCTCCCTGGAACTGGGAATTGCCTGCTCCGTAAGCCCGCTTCCCCCAGGGGACGATATGGATGATGGAGCCATTAAGCAAAATATATTCGTGGTAACTTCGTTGGTCTTCGTCCCGAGGATGGTGGGTCTGGAAGGTGCGGATGGTTGTTGCCCCGGAACTGACACTTTCGTGCAGCACAATCAAGGGGGCATGGGTGAGGGGCTGACCCGTTAGATCACTGCCGTAGCGATCGCCGTAGTTACTAGAATCTGCGAGGGCCGAATACCAGGGAGGGGACTCTTGACAATGACTGTGGTGAGCTAGGGCAGTTTGAAACAGAACTTGGTAGGTTTCCCCTTGGCTAGGGACTAGGGGAGTGAGGGATAGGGACGGCGAGGAAACGTCAGCTGGAGCTAAATCTTGACTGGGGCTGGGAGTTACTCCCACGACAAAGAGCAAGAAAAGACCCACACTGGCGATCGCCAAGACCCAACCATGGCAACGAAGGAGTTTGGGCCAAAAATGGTGATGTTTAATCAGACCCATGGGCAATAAGGGGTAAGTTTGGCACAATCTAAAGTGTACTCAATTCCTAAAAGCGGCAGCAGCGATGATTATTGTCATGAAAAGCGGTACTCCAGAAATGGAAGTGGAACGCATCAGCCGGGAAATGATGGACTGGGGGTTGACACCCGAAAAAATCATTGGCAAGCACAAAGTGGTAATTGGCCTGGTGGGGGAGACGGCCGAATTAGACCCGCTGCAAATTAAGGAAAACAGTCCTTGGATTGAGCAAGTTTTACGGGTTGAGCAACCCTTTAAGCGAGTAAGTCGGGAATTTCGCCACAATGAACCCAGTGAGGTGGCTATTTCCACGCCCAATGGTCGGGTCTATATTGGCGAGGCCCATCCAATTGCGATCGTGGCGGGGCCCTGTTCCGTTGAAAACGAAGCCATGATTATTGAGACGGCTCGACGGGTGAAGGCCGCAGGTGGTCAATTTTTACGGGGTGGGGCCTATAAACCCCGTACCTCTCCCTATGCCTTCCAGGGCCATGGTGAAAGTGCCCTAGAGTTACTGGCGGCGGCCCGGGCGGCCACTGGCCTAGGCATTATTACGGAGGTGATGGATGCAGCAGATCTGGACAAAATTGCGGAAGTGGCCGATGTGATCCAAGTGGGGGCCAGGAATATGCAAAACTTCTCCCTCTTGAAGCGGGTGGGTGCCCAGGAAAAGCCCGTGTTACTGAAGCGAGGGATGGCCGCCACCATTGAAGACTGGTTAATGGCCGCTGAATATATCTTGGCCGCCGGAAACCCCAATGTGATTTTGTGTGAGCGGGGAATTCGTACCTTCGATCGCCAGTACACCCGCAATACCCTAGATTTGTCTGTGATTCCTGTCCTGCGGAGCCTCACCCATTTGCCGATTATGGTTGATCCGAGTCATGGTACCGGCTGGGCGGACTATGTGCCGTCCATGGCCAAGGCGGCGATCGCCGCTGGAACCG
Coding sequences within it:
- a CDS encoding hybrid sensor histidine kinase/response regulator, with the translated sequence MPLNAADFDAITKEARSCFLNEDAPEYVLMLDEAIQRLQSNRDQRFSVHEYQDLMRAAHSLKGGAGIAQLNELQQVAHRLEDLLEALKDGQVGDVLAAHDLIALGVENIHGLINAAHLNQPAGHRQQREHLLTQLDHFLANLAPAAITPSGGDGGGVTLSPLVQTALQTDLEDCLKRVETVAKSNPEAIESTLRSLVQEAKLLGQALKVSWLVELSDQIVPLIEQMPGVELAPAVVAEFREARDHYLKQALASVETKAAQSPTAPEIAPSPTIADTSQTTPEQPAFHLRIPVTKLDRMGNTVSELLIGQERLNLYQSQFQRVSKELKLRIDQFRPIREQIQTIYDRLAIPLSQMPLGRSQGNGRVVNTLGVEAPETKGQGEDFDALQFDRYTDLHTTLQDFQEILARIQETGSDIDLLNRDLQDALDESRQHLNNLRGDLTGSRLVPFRGLAEKFIPALQTLSQRHHKPTDVVIQGSQTLVDQVVLEQLKAPLTHLVRNAFDHGIESPEVRQKTGKPAIATITLSASVSGNQVLISIQDDGGGINLEKVTQKALKVGLCTAESIPLLTQEQILEFLFMPGFSTAKEVSDLSGRGVGLDVVRLQVERLRGTVRIQTQLGQGTTFTLALPLTLSILPLILCQVANLTLAIPDLSVLEVIQLSEYTDVQQPGQTIEWKSQSIPLKALHEFLPYQRPLGQIQQPPSIGIVVDVNGRPCALSVNTLLAERELVLKPFDTTVNVPAYLMGCTVLGTGEVVPVLSPPNFESLLSSYQPPPKAQTVEAAVSDQTTVMIVDDSIAVRRLLERILSQVGYRVLQGRDGKEALEVLKTQGSTVALVITDVEMPRMDGYTLVKEIRSNPRLRHLPIAMLTSRGGDRHRQKAQQLGVDAYFSKPFQPVEMINQVSELVSKKGTVRG
- a CDS encoding methyl-accepting chemotaxis protein encodes the protein MTTTVTNGYASSSMISDRYFNAILSQDISALREVLAREPGDLLAQLSLAAALEKASNIEEAVSLYQAIAQQDQTGLFGQSARQALALLDGLPAPIPNAAPVIPDPVIPVAAEPATPNLVAPTPSIPVFFGKGQKQLRQDLQSLQTYMAAIQQGKRELEAPTPKDPQVGAIAQGVQYLLGHIQTLNQRMTELEEQRQADLVAQKNERMKMQEAVITLLLDIEGAQRGDLTVRAQVTEGEMGSIADAFNATVRSLRDIVLQVQSAANQVQSAARSSQTSVESLASGATTQAEEIAATLNSVEDMVASIQQVAKSAQEAALIARQGLEAAQTGDHLMDSTVDSIENIRTSVADTSKKMKRLAESSQEVSKIVNIISGISEKTNLLAFNASIEAARAGEHGQGFRVVADEVRRLAERVTDSAREIEQLVTGIQQETAEVLLQMEGSTSQVVKGTQLVGQTKDTLQGLGRISQQIDALLQVISAGTVSQTEASQVVNETMQDVARGARTTSSESATVASTMQSLVTVAEELQNSVSRFRVES
- a CDS encoding chemotaxis protein CheW, translated to MPTLISQEYFQVELPQGVQIAIPLEQTAEVFSLSRRDICLIPGVAPSLLGITNQRGKLIWMLELGDLLGLPMPAGRSPQQRLTALVMSHRSQEQPVQLGCLVSSLRGIIPIEPDQIQPIPKQLKKKIRQFFVGMAQAERTPLLILKVETVFSLLQRYTPPNSLAIL
- a CDS encoding response regulator, coding for MKTVLVVEDSRAEQTLIVSILEKMGHKVCLAETAESALDWLTQHQPPDLIVLDIVMPGANGLELCREVRAKPDFKDVPIIFCSSKDQDFDRFWALRQGGNAYITKPYNPDELMQTVTEHLQ
- a CDS encoding response regulator yields the protein MTNTVATAAASENGTSEQKTSKMMAFPARVLQKIIAERLSGRIIFTDPNDKSVNWQLYVGNGQIHYCGSGVGQQERLNYLCQRYCPNLIGDLAPNQSDYQYLGQLWKQGKLNLPQLRKLLFLFTQEALIQMVSLPQAELKVERALGLEQLVLSVPIKATLSQLRGSIAQWVQIRTYMSSPFQRLSLVDEERLNQEFASHPDHLHLIQRLPELLAPQPLLYDLARQLSLDTIATAELLKPAIRGGAITLSPYARPQADARPVVACIDDSRTIQRNVRLILETSGYKVLELMSPARALTALARQKPSLVLMDITMPEMDGYELCRILRQSDLLKDVPVVMLTGRDGLVDRIRARMVGATDYLTKPFTPQELLCLAERFAHQAVVERN
- a CDS encoding glutathione S-transferase family protein, whose translation is MIKLYGGELSRAAIVRWYLEELGLEYELIRLDMKNKEHLQPAFLALNPMGKVPVIEDGEYVLAESGAILLYLAHKKTQFPTDLQTQGKVYEWVLWANSTLPMAVLSPEAREQQLPRLLTALDHQLQGRSFLVGNDFTVADVAVGSVLRYLEQLFKIDLSPYGAIATYLQALSDRPAFRKGLIGEK
- a CDS encoding DUF3531 family protein; translation: MNIVFREFNPFNVWIWVEFAQHPTAVEQQYLEEVFNSWFFLGKLGGFNAENLQVQETGLELSFLDYDGDQTDNGLMAVMHNMGEFEYDNQWGRCWFDLGTSDAVALDVLINALTLFSRDYVPLNALMIGGENADWPLAESPQQEEIARLAWS
- a CDS encoding 16S rRNA (cytosine(967)-C(5))-methyltransferase translates to MELTARQVALSVLVAVHRGAYVDIALEKGLGSVSLEHRDRGLVTELVYGTVRQQRYLDALITPYCRRPLEQQPFPLGQILRLGFYQLRFLSQIPDHAVVHTTVELAKTAGMPKLAAVVNGILRAYLRDQREPSLPPDLTAQLGVAHSFPDWLIDLWLPLLGRSQTEALCQWFNQPAPIDLRVNPLRSDRPSILLALQQMGIGAQALEGLPYGIHLPHAGIAIPDLPGYAEGHWSVQDRAAQWVTYLLDPQPGETIIDACAAPGGKTTHIAEYMGDQGQVIACDRTASRLKKIGQNQTRLGLKSIQISPGDSCQRPEFFQRGDRVLLDAPCSGIGTVHRHADARWRQTPAKIAELIQLQAQLLDHTSTWVKPGGVLVYATCSLHPQENEQQIIQFLGRHPQWQVIPPKATSPLAPLAQESGWITLWPQRHNMDGFFIAALGYG
- a CDS encoding CPBP family intramembrane glutamic endopeptidase; the encoded protein is MIRRPVWARLVAFMLTLLALWLPLAIPIHLIWGEYEIVNFINGALLYSIFIILLRVWGKRVHRQDQPLQFYGFVLNGPMLLEAILGWALGVAALALLFLIQFSLGWIDWQGIPPQFSNVLLSGLITGVGVGFAEELLFRGWLLKELELDYIPWFALVVNGIIFALLHYLHPPEVIRETWPQFFGLVLLGWNLVLATWACRGRLGMAMGLHGGLVWAYFGVNIGGLIEYNGSAPEWMTGINENPIAGVLGCAMLLGLGTLFLTRIPKPQ
- the clpS gene encoding ATP-dependent Clp protease adapter ClpS; the encoded protein is MSVQTIQKPSTVRKLAPRYRVLLHNDDVNPMEYVVDVLLKTVPSLTQPQAVDIMMEAHTNGKALVITCALEHAEFYSESLKSAGLTSTIEPAE
- a CDS encoding peptidoglycan recognition protein family protein produces the protein MGLIKHHHFWPKLLRCHGWVLAIASVGLFLLFVVGVTPSPSQDLAPADVSSPSLSLTPLVPSQGETYQVLFQTALAHHSHCQESPPWYSALADSSNYGDRYGSDLTGQPLTHAPLIVLHESVSSGATTIRTFQTHHPRDEDQRSYHEYILLNGSIIHIVPWGKRAYGAGNSQFQGESVKTNPRFSASVNNFALHFSLETPPGGNHNGFSHGGYTDAQYRSLAWLVATTGLGDDRLTTHKLVDRGGERSDPRSFNFSLFKQYLSEYRRVRCHS